The Candidatus Defluviibacterium haderslevense DNA window TCTAAATCTCCTACATGTCCATTATAAACTATTGGACAATCTATACACTTGAAATTTATTGGCTTAATTATACTTTCACATTGACCCATTAAATTTATCGTGCCTGATGTGAAATTTCCTTGAAAATTTGTAATAGAAAAGTTTTCATTTAATACTCCTGATATAGCATATTGCCAAGGTCCAATATAGACCCAATTATAGCCGCTAGCATTGATACTTCCATGTGCTGTAAATATTTTAGGCATACTACCGCTTGGACTTCCATTATAATAATAATATATTGTTGATGGACCTGAAATACTCAGATGAACAAAAGGATTACCAATTCCCACTGCAGCCCATGCATTAACGGTTTGTTCCCACTCCATGGAACAATTTCCATAAATTGTATAAGCGGCCATATATGCACCATTCGCTGCATCCACATAATTAGAATTACAACCTAGAATGTTAGTCAAATTGTAATATGAAATATTAGCTGCTTTTACAACACCAATACCATTTACAGTTCTGCCATTAAAAGTTCCATCGGGAGCACCTGTAGAGCCTTGTGATAAAAGATAGAACCAATAATTTTGAACCCCACTATTAGTATGTACTCCTCCATTGTCACCGGAACCTGTAAACCAATTCGCCCCTAAATATATACTTGGTTGGGCTCCTGCTGGAGAATTAGAAGGGTTATTCATTCTTCTAAGCAATAGTGCATCTTCTCCTAAATCCCAGTCATTAATAGTTCCACCTTGAGTGAACCGTTCTACCATGAAACCAAAAATATCAGAAAATGACTCATTTAAGGCTCCAGACTCATATGAATAAACAAGGCCAGCTGTAAACTCTGTAACGCCATGGGTAAATTCATGTCCTATAATATCAGATGTTGCTAGATAATTTCCAGTTATAGTTCCCACTTTAATGACATCTGCTCCTGGTACTGAAACATATTGAGCATTTGCATCATTCCAATTAGCCCAAACATTAATGTTTCTGCCATTGCCTTTACAACCATTTCTATTGTAATTGTTTTTAAAGTAATCCCAAGATTGAATAGCGCACCAATGAGGTGTAGTAGCCATTCGATCACCCCAACCCCATGTGTCATCTCCATCAGTCACATTTGACCATCCATTAAAACCAGTTACGATATTGCCTTGATATTTAGTAATAATATTTCTACTATTGTCCTCTGCATTCAATGCGAAATTATAATTTGGAAAACCTCTCCATTTAGTATCTATTGGTTGATTGCCATAATATAATAAATCTGCAGTTCCATTTTCGCAAGTTTTTGATTGTGTCTTTAATAAATCACCAGTTTTTGCATCAATATAAATATCAACATGTAATTCAGGTTCTACTGAATAAATATTAAATTTCCATGCTAATGTAAACTCTGATGGGTCATAATTTGGTCCAACACTGTTTTTTGCTAATAATAATTTGCCAGTGGGAAAGTAAGTTGCATAAGGATCATTTAATTGATCTTTTAGTTCACTTTCTAGTTCATCTATTTGCCAAGAATAAGTATTATTAAGACCTAAAGTATTAATTGCATTTGCTA harbors:
- a CDS encoding M4 family metallopeptidase, coding for MNKIKLMLLILSVVIRFNSNAQKYTPNYLQQPNDFIEKNCTILDPSGWFIFNKNTKVPSDNFLIDFKEYFGMSRDDKFTLLTSKTDDFPFSNDENRLTHDRYIQTYKGLEVEFAEFFIHSQDNNIKFINCKLVEHLDKDVNPAITEEQALANAINTLGLNNTYSWQIDELESELKDQLNDPYATYFPTGKLLLAKNSVGPNYDPSEFTLAWKFNIYSVEPELHVDIYIDAKTGDLLKTQSKTCENGTADLLYYGNQPIDTKWRGFPNYNFALNAEDNSRNIITKYQGNIVTGFNGWSNVTDGDDTWGWGDRMATTPHWCAIQSWDYFKNNYNRNGCKGNGRNINVWANWNDANAQYVSVPGADVIKVGTITGNYLATSDIIGHEFTHGVTEFTAGLVYSYESGALNESFSDIFGFMVERFTQGGTINDWDLGEDALLLRRMNNPSNSPAGAQPSIYLGANWFTGSGDNGGVHTNSGVQNYWFYLLSQGSTGAPDGTFNGRTVNGIGVVKAANISYYNLTNILGCNSNYVDAANGAYMAAYTIYGNCSMEWEQTVNAWAAVGIGNPFVHLSISGPSTIYYYYNGSPSGSMPKIFTAHGSINASGYNWVYIGPWQYAISGVLNENFSITNFQGNFTSGTINLMGQCESIIKPINFKCIDCPIVYNGHVGDLDLIISPNPTKDLIHIKANFIDQKSDKPIMITIIDINGNYMFQQYYYHSLPDQINVSHFESGAYTVIVHQGSNIQQSKFSKI